In the Paenibacillus sp. FSL R7-0337 genome, ACCATTGCCAAAGGCGACTTCACCAGCCGTGCCGACGAGAGCGGCTCTATGGGTGACATTAGCCGGTCCTTCAACACCATGATTGACAAACTCAAAAAAATCCTCACCGATGCCTCACAGATTACCCGGCAGGTTATGGACGCCAGCCGCGGGATTGAAGACAAGAATCAGAATCTGAAATTTGTCATGGCGCAGGTGGCCTCCTCCTCCAATGAACTGGCTCTCGGCGCTAACGAAATCTCAGTGGATATTGCTGATATGACCGAATCGATCAAGGATATCGAAATCAAAGTCTCCAATTATACGAATTCCACCAAGGAAATGAATAGACGATCTGTACATACGCTGGAATTGGTTGAACAGGGACGGCAATCGGTGGATACCCAGGCCGAAGGCATGCGCAAGAACATCCAGGCGACCCAGAAGGTGGCGGATACCATTGAAGCCCTGTCACAGAACGCGCGCGGCATTACGATGATTACCAAGACGATTACCGAAATTGCCGAACAGACCAATCTGTTGTCGCTCAATGCCTCTATTGAAGCAGCCCGTGCAGGCGAGCATGGCCGTGGCTTCGCTGTCGTTGCCCAGGAGGTCCGCAAGTTGGCTGAGGAATCCACCGCTTCAACCAAAGAGGTATTCGGGCTGGTACGCAGCATTGAATCAGATATCAAGCAGGCCATTGATAATATCGCCATCAACGAAGAGGTAGTCCAGGTACAGAATAAGATGATTACAGAGACGGCCAATATTTTTGCTCAGATCGTACATAGTGTCCAATACATAACCGAGCAGATCGCCTCCTTCTCCGCAGAGAGTGACCTTATGCTGGAGAGCGCGCTTAAGATCTCCGGGGCGATCGAGAATATCTCAGCCATCACCCAGGAGACCGCCGCAGGGACCGAAGAGGTATCCGCAGCGATGAACGAACAGATTCACGCGCTGCAATCCGTAGCTGAGGAGACAGAGAAGATGACTTCCGCTGTCTTTAACCTGCAAAAAACAATTCATATTTTCAAATTCTAACCTTAGCCAAAAGAGACACATCTGCGGGATTTCCTGCAGATGGTGTCTCTTTTTCTGTGCAAAACTAAGATTGTTATGTAATATTCACAAATTGTTGAAATTGTGCATAAGGGTAAAAAATCCGCTTTGCACTTCTTTACTATAGTCGTTCTATAGGCATAGCTTGTCTATAAGGCATCACCGCACACATACACTACTTAAGTCCTATAAGTGGGTTTTACAATGCTGTATATCTAGTGAATTCTTAACATTTTACAGTAAATCAGGAATGTAATGAGGCTTTGTGCTTACTCTTCATAATAATAGCCCTAAATATCCATTTGCATTTTAAGACTTTAGCCTTCCAAAGGGAAAAATTTTCAAAAGTTTGAAAATCCAAATATTCATCCATTTCCACTCCTGAATATTCGTCAAATTCCGAGTTTCTTCTCATCGGGGTTATTGACAAAAGAGGAGTGAGGAATATATTGTAAAGGAAAATTCTTCACAGATTCATTTATAATCGCATACCGGCAAAATTCACCGAAAGGGAATGACGCAAAGCCATGGATCTACAGTCTCATTTCTGAAGTGGGATCATGACAGCCAGGTTGCTGAAAAACTGTAAACGCCTTAGGTTATGCGTTTGATTATGGTGATTCGTGCAACAGACCTGTGCTCCTATGTTGAGTACAGGTTTTCTATTGCTGACTAATACAAATAACAACTTGCGGGGTGGATGTTCTGAAGACAGTTGCAGATTATATGGCGGAAGCATTACGCAATTTGGGAGTCACACATTCTTTTGGAATCATAGGCAAATCTATTTGCCCCATCGCTTTGAAACTGGTTGACTATGGTATTGAGTTCATCCCCGGCCGGCACGAGTCTAGCTCCGGCTTCGCTGCCGGCGGTTATGCTCTGAAGACCGGCAGCCTCGGAGTAGCCTTCGGCACTTCCGGTCCGGGCGGAACGAATCTGCTCACCGCAGCAGCGCATGCCAAGGCCAATAATCTTCCCGTCCTCTTCATCACCGGCCACCAGTCCATCAAGGAGCTGGGCATTCCCCAATGTCAGGATTCCACTTCCTATCTGGCTGATTTGGCGGATATGTTCCGGCCGGCCACCCTCTTCAGCAAGCTCGTTGAACGCGGGGATCATTTCAGCACCATTTTCAATCATGCCCTATCCATCGCCCTCGGTGACCAAAAAGGTCCGGTTCATCTCTGCATTCCGTTTGATGTGCAGACAGAGCGGCTTGCGGAATGCCGGATTGTTCTGCCGGAACGTGAAGGGCTGGTCAGCTATCAGAACTATGAACGGGTCAGCTCGGCGATCAATGAATCCGCTAGACCCCTGATCATTGCCGGTAAGGGCGTCAACCGCTCAGGAGCACATCAGGAACTGGTCCAGCTGGCCGAGACCTTTAACATACCTGTGGTCACCTCTCCAGGCGGCAAAGGCGCTATAGCTTACGATCATCCGCTCTACCATGGTCCAATAGGCGTCGGCGGCTCCTCGCATGGAGATGAACTGATGAACAACAGCGACCTCTTCATCGTTCTGGGGTCCCGCCTCAGCGATATGACCATCTGCAACCTGAAGCCGGAGAATCATCCGCGGCAGCTGATCCAGTTCGATGTAGACCCGACCTTTGTCGGTAAAATACTCACCTCATCTACTATTGCTGTCGGCGGAGACTTAAGGGACAACCTGGCTCTGTATCTCCAGAAGCTGGACTTCTCAGCGGTTACCAAGCATGAAATCACAGTCTCGAATGATTACAATGATGAGCTTCCCGTACTGGCGGGGCTCTCTCTGGCTTCGGTAATGAGCACGATGAGCGAATTGATTCCTTACAACAGCAGCGTGTTTGTAGATGACGGCAGCCATGGATTCA is a window encoding:
- a CDS encoding methyl-accepting chemotaxis protein — encoded protein: MDWMNKLPLKQKIVTGCYLVAALFAVPVLITLILMDRLLIGIILVAVLAALTYPLARFIERTLTSSFEDISNVTHTIAKGDFTSRADESGSMGDISRSFNTMIDKLKKILTDASQITRQVMDASRGIEDKNQNLKFVMAQVASSSNELALGANEISVDIADMTESIKDIEIKVSNYTNSTKEMNRRSVHTLELVEQGRQSVDTQAEGMRKNIQATQKVADTIEALSQNARGITMITKTITEIAEQTNLLSLNASIEAARAGEHGRGFAVVAQEVRKLAEESTASTKEVFGLVRSIESDIKQAIDNIAINEEVVQVQNKMITETANIFAQIVHSVQYITEQIASFSAESDLMLESALKISGAIENISAITQETAAGTEEVSAAMNEQIHALQSVAEETEKMTSAVFNLQKTIHIFKF
- a CDS encoding thiamine pyrophosphate-binding protein; this encodes MDVLKTVADYMAEALRNLGVTHSFGIIGKSICPIALKLVDYGIEFIPGRHESSSGFAAGGYALKTGSLGVAFGTSGPGGTNLLTAAAHAKANNLPVLFITGHQSIKELGIPQCQDSTSYLADLADMFRPATLFSKLVERGDHFSTIFNHALSIALGDQKGPVHLCIPFDVQTERLAECRIVLPEREGLVSYQNYERVSSAINESARPLIIAGKGVNRSGAHQELVQLAETFNIPVVTSPGGKGAIAYDHPLYHGPIGVGGSSHGDELMNNSDLFIVLGSRLSDMTICNLKPENHPRQLIQFDVDPTFVGKILTSSTIAVGGDLRDNLALYLQKLDFSAVTKHEITVSNDYNDELPVLAGLSLASVMSTMSELIPYNSSVFVDDGSHGFNAVKWFNVRRPGSFIFDAYFACMGNSIGMAIGAKTASPGETVFCITGDGCFMMLGTEINTAVCKDIPVIFIVVNNMQLDMALKGMEKTTGRIDGTIFEVPMNAVKFAESLGAAGFRCETQEEFAAAIREAVALNKPAVIELLTDRDEMPPTAHRTLDLT